From one Bacteroides eggerthii genomic stretch:
- a CDS encoding ATP-binding protein gives MSYYRRTADALLQDLLDAFGAVLIEGPKWCGKTTTASQLANSILRMQDPSLREEYLVTAKTKPSILLNGATPRLIDEWQDAPMLWDAVRTVVDDRQIPGQFILTGSNAVDKSQIHHSGVGRIARLRMLPMSLWESQESTGEVSLKELFNNPDYDIDGKMSKMTVEELIFAASRGGWPASLLARTPKAQLLVAKNYVQTICSNDISSIDGKKRDARLTSMILRAYARNVSTLVKKKSLLDDVTSSGEVSCHVDTFDDYVAALEKLFVIQNISAWCPAIRSKTAIRSGVKRCFCDPSIPIALLGLSPEALSMQLKTFGFIFEQMCIRDLKAYTMDLNSHVSYYHDRYDLEADIVLHLEDGRYALIECKLGSREIDDGAKHLLELKRLIQEHNTTEKQMPIREPDLLIVMTGGSMAYTRQDGVKVIPLACLKD, from the coding sequence ATGAGTTACTATAGAAGAACTGCCGATGCCCTGTTGCAAGACTTACTGGATGCATTTGGGGCTGTATTGATAGAAGGACCAAAATGGTGTGGCAAAACCACAACTGCATCTCAACTTGCAAACAGCATTTTGAGAATGCAAGATCCTAGTTTGCGTGAGGAGTATTTGGTCACCGCTAAAACTAAGCCGTCCATTCTGTTAAATGGAGCTACGCCTCGCCTTATTGATGAGTGGCAAGATGCTCCAATGTTGTGGGATGCAGTACGAACTGTTGTTGATGATCGTCAAATCCCCGGACAATTTATACTTACAGGTTCCAATGCCGTTGACAAATCCCAAATACACCATTCTGGAGTTGGTCGTATTGCCAGACTGCGTATGCTGCCTATGAGTTTGTGGGAATCACAAGAATCTACAGGTGAAGTTTCGTTGAAAGAACTTTTCAACAATCCAGATTATGATATTGACGGTAAGATGTCTAAGATGACCGTTGAGGAATTAATCTTTGCAGCCTCCCGAGGCGGATGGCCAGCTTCTTTGTTGGCTCGTACCCCAAAGGCTCAACTACTCGTTGCAAAGAACTATGTTCAAACAATTTGCTCCAACGACATTTCTAGCATTGATGGCAAGAAAAGAGATGCCAGACTGACCAGTATGATACTTCGGGCGTATGCCAGAAATGTTTCGACTCTGGTCAAGAAGAAGTCGCTTTTGGATGATGTGACCTCATCTGGCGAAGTAAGTTGCCACGTGGACACATTTGATGATTATGTTGCAGCTTTGGAAAAGCTATTTGTTATCCAGAACATAAGTGCATGGTGTCCTGCAATTAGAAGTAAAACCGCTATCAGAAGTGGCGTGAAACGATGTTTCTGCGACCCTTCCATTCCGATTGCTCTTTTGGGGTTGTCTCCTGAAGCGTTGAGCATGCAGCTCAAGACGTTTGGTTTTATCTTTGAACAGATGTGTATTCGTGACTTAAAGGCATATACTATGGACTTAAACAGTCACGTGTCTTATTATCATGACCGATATGATTTGGAAGCGGATATAGTGCTGCATCTGGAAGATGGACGGTATGCCTTGATAGAGTGCAAACTTGGCAGTCGTGAGATTGACGATGGAGCCAAGCATCTGCTTGAACTCAAAAGGCTTATACAGGAACATAACACAACAGAGAAACAGATGCCCATTCGGGAACCAGATTTGCTGATAGTGATGACTGGTGGAAGCATGGCATACACTCGTCAGGATGGCGTGAAAGTCATTCCGTTGGCTTGTCTTAAAGATTAA
- a CDS encoding DUF6043 family protein, producing MGNKMKEWFEANQEIYAEFKSKIHSTLNILSQDGTNVAECDETYSLQNMLLEAMAAKNMPVENIINTFSKAAEEGDMAACCMHCYLELDNGFKEIESAMTKFEQSTDAQYIKDVVKFHLQDKEQETQEASDRELNLLRLRRWHYEHPKEYQEFTNLFTKAYEGDMSFAFKGFSYLIELLSLDGIKGISKLLLSLCPGTESYNKAQFSNVSQQAHEKLTELFASTFNKEETKDKLQHNNPFLFSVFYWMIFDNGFVKSADLVTKTMMGEKTSFWQKNFGEQIMRSLMLTSMDKATYTKGTWKAANNRVVKDVANSALQESKGRRGRKQVCVLLEEMLIQPHAEFLTNEIEKILTEWMETNDTDSILAYIFAALTNGSLLNDTYNYRTFHTAILEKFPSLGFKSGFDWGEALYNAIVSERGNDYNLSLSEKTVQTGKEQAKLISIRLRTLLSPDVY from the coding sequence ATGGGCAATAAGATGAAGGAATGGTTTGAGGCGAACCAAGAAATCTATGCAGAGTTCAAAAGCAAGATTCATTCCACATTGAACATTCTATCACAAGATGGAACCAATGTGGCAGAATGCGATGAAACTTACTCGCTTCAAAATATGCTTTTAGAGGCAATGGCAGCAAAGAATATGCCTGTTGAGAACATAATAAACACCTTCTCTAAAGCCGCAGAAGAAGGTGATATGGCTGCTTGTTGTATGCATTGCTATTTGGAATTGGATAATGGGTTTAAGGAAATAGAGAGTGCCATGACTAAATTTGAGCAATCTACGGATGCGCAATATATCAAAGATGTGGTTAAATTCCACTTGCAGGATAAAGAGCAGGAAACTCAAGAGGCATCAGACCGAGAACTGAATCTATTGCGTTTGCGCCGTTGGCATTACGAACACCCGAAAGAATATCAAGAGTTCACAAATCTCTTCACAAAAGCATACGAGGGTGACATGAGCTTCGCCTTCAAAGGTTTTTCCTACTTGATAGAACTGCTGTCACTTGATGGTATAAAAGGTATCTCCAAATTATTGTTAAGCCTATGCCCAGGAACTGAGAGCTACAACAAAGCTCAATTTTCTAATGTTAGTCAGCAGGCACACGAAAAACTGACTGAATTGTTTGCCTCTACATTTAACAAAGAGGAAACAAAAGATAAATTGCAGCACAATAATCCTTTCTTGTTCAGTGTGTTCTATTGGATGATATTTGATAATGGTTTCGTGAAGTCCGCTGATTTAGTAACTAAAACAATGATGGGAGAGAAGACTTCTTTTTGGCAGAAAAACTTTGGCGAACAAATTATGCGCTCTTTGATGCTTACCAGTATGGATAAAGCGACTTACACTAAAGGAACATGGAAAGCAGCAAACAATCGTGTAGTCAAAGATGTAGCTAATTCTGCATTACAAGAGAGTAAAGGCAGACGTGGACGTAAGCAAGTCTGTGTCCTGCTTGAAGAAATGCTTATACAACCTCATGCAGAATTTCTTACCAACGAGATAGAAAAAATACTCACCGAATGGATGGAAACGAATGATACGGATTCTATTCTTGCTTATATTTTTGCTGCGCTGACCAATGGAAGCTTGCTTAATGATACCTATAACTATCGTACTTTCCATACAGCCATCTTGGAAAAATTCCCATCCCTTGGATTTAAGTCTGGCTTTGATTGGGGAGAAGCCCTTTATAATGCCATTGTCAGTGAACGTGGCAACGACTATAATTTGAGTTTATCAGAAAAGACTGTTCAAACAGGAAAAGAACAGGCAAAGTTGATAAGCATAAGACTGCGCACCTTACTTTCCCCTGATGTATATTGA
- a CDS encoding primase-helicase family protein, whose amino-acid sequence MMEEQYIRVGTTIYKVVQQPLADGTMTTRRLQWSFGTIRQDYGKHNIPTIDKYNGFCTVPSHTDYQKDVAGFYNLYEPIDHVPAEGNFSDIEKLLHHIFEEQYELGLDYMQLLYMQPTQKLPILLLVSEERNTGKTTFLNFLKSIFQDNATFNTNEDFRSQFNADWAGKLLIVVDEVLLSRREDSERLKNLSTAQTYKVEAKGKDRQEVNFFAKFVLCSNNELYPVIIDPGENRYWVRKIRPLESDDTNFLQKLKEQIPAFLYYLQHRTLSTNKEGRMWFHPTLIRTEALDRIIQCNRNHTELDMVELIRDIMETQHVDKLSFIPQDLIPLLTMNGVKVEQWQIRKVVKDVWRLTPAHNALTYLAYQCDYTKPGRVSSISRVGRFYTVTKEFIDSLGL is encoded by the coding sequence ATTATGGAAGAACAATACATTCGAGTAGGCACTACTATATATAAGGTAGTGCAGCAGCCTTTGGCAGATGGAACGATGACTACCCGCAGATTGCAATGGAGCTTTGGCACTATCCGACAAGATTATGGTAAGCACAATATCCCTACTATTGATAAATATAATGGTTTTTGCACAGTGCCAAGTCACACAGACTATCAAAAGGATGTTGCAGGTTTCTATAATCTGTATGAACCAATTGACCATGTTCCGGCAGAAGGGAATTTCTCAGATATTGAAAAATTGCTACACCACATCTTTGAGGAGCAATACGAACTGGGGTTGGACTATATGCAGTTGCTTTATATGCAGCCGACTCAGAAACTCCCCATCCTGTTATTGGTGTCAGAGGAACGAAACACAGGAAAGACCACTTTCCTGAACTTTCTGAAAAGTATCTTTCAGGACAATGCCACCTTTAATACAAACGAGGATTTCAGGAGCCAGTTCAATGCTGACTGGGCTGGCAAGCTACTCATCGTTGTGGACGAGGTGCTGTTGAGTCGTAGAGAAGATTCAGAGCGATTGAAGAACCTAAGCACAGCCCAAACCTACAAGGTAGAGGCCAAGGGTAAAGACAGACAGGAGGTAAACTTCTTTGCCAAGTTCGTACTATGTTCCAACAACGAACTTTACCCTGTTATCATTGACCCGGGAGAAAACCGCTATTGGGTGCGTAAAATCCGACCACTTGAAAGCGATGATACCAATTTCCTGCAAAAGCTAAAGGAACAGATACCTGCATTCCTCTATTATCTCCAGCACCGCACACTCTCCACCAACAAAGAGGGGCGTATGTGGTTTCATCCTACCCTTATCAGGACAGAGGCTCTTGACCGCATTATCCAGTGCAACCGCAACCATACGGAGTTGGATATGGTAGAGCTGATACGTGACATTATGGAAACGCAACACGTTGACAAGCTGTCGTTCATCCCTCAAGACTTAATACCGTTACTGACCATGAACGGTGTAAAGGTGGAGCAATGGCAGATACGAAAGGTCGTGAAAGATGTCTGGCGACTTACCCCTGCTCACAATGCACTGACCTATCTTGCCTATCAATGTGACTACACTAAGCCGGGGCGTGTTTCCTCAATTAGCAGAGTGGGACGTTTCTACACGGTGACCAAGGAATTTATAGACTCTTTAGGTTTATAA
- a CDS encoding helix-turn-helix transcriptional regulator encodes MQGNFIMLQKDDLKQVVSELVEELVGKKPQADLTPEESDEYFTRDQVCERLHITYTTLWRMQKEGRIIVHKLGGRNLYSKKEISSLLKAKVQTANSVNPNV; translated from the coding sequence ATGCAAGGCAATTTTATAATGTTACAGAAGGATGACCTGAAACAGGTTGTTTCTGAATTGGTGGAAGAATTAGTTGGGAAAAAGCCACAGGCCGATTTGACACCAGAAGAGAGTGACGAGTATTTTACTCGCGATCAGGTATGTGAACGACTCCACATAACCTATACCACCTTGTGGCGTATGCAGAAGGAGGGAAGAATTATAGTTCACAAATTGGGAGGACGTAATCTTTACTCGAAGAAGGAAATCTCCTCACTTCTGAAAGCTAAAGTACAAACTGCTAATAGCGTTAATCCAAATGTTTAA